A portion of the Litorimonas taeanensis genome contains these proteins:
- a CDS encoding DUF5020 domain-containing protein has protein sequence MNNFWQIGFVVFICAIWPVAAFAKDDGLIQWHSTNVQLLRGSGYALGSSQREIITLQHAHGWTLGDNMVFYDATLSGQDYFEWHSRLSLKKIRKAPVKIGPVKDILLASTLEVPEKGSARYLFGVGADWTIPGFKFFATNFYLRDNPDLAGHTWATTFAWKKTFAVRGQPFLFDGFVDMAGSEGTRSGYQLAAPTLLADIGTHLGQADKLFLGIEYQHWNNKFGLKDVDERVAQLQLRWVLD, from the coding sequence TTGAATAATTTTTGGCAAATAGGCTTTGTTGTCTTTATCTGTGCAATTTGGCCAGTGGCTGCTTTCGCAAAGGATGATGGCCTCATCCAATGGCATAGCACGAATGTTCAGCTACTGCGCGGTAGTGGTTATGCCCTCGGGTCGTCTCAACGTGAAATTATCACTCTGCAGCATGCTCATGGATGGACATTAGGGGACAATATGGTTTTCTATGATGCGACCCTTTCTGGCCAAGACTATTTTGAATGGCATTCGCGTTTGAGTCTTAAAAAAATTAGGAAGGCTCCGGTGAAGATTGGACCTGTCAAAGATATTCTTTTGGCATCAACGCTTGAAGTGCCTGAAAAGGGCTCAGCCAGATATTTATTTGGCGTCGGGGCGGATTGGACAATCCCCGGGTTCAAATTTTTTGCTACTAATTTCTATCTCCGTGATAATCCGGATTTAGCTGGGCACACATGGGCCACAACTTTTGCATGGAAAAAAACCTTCGCTGTCAGAGGTCAGCCCTTCTTATTTGATGGTTTTGTGGATATGGCAGGGTCAGAGGGGACACGATCTGGCTATCAATTAGCGGCTCCAACCCTCTTGGCCGATATTGGTACACATCTGGGCCAAGCCGATAAACTGTTCTTGGGTATAGAATACCAACATTGGAATAATAAATTTGGACTTAAAGATGTGGATGAGCGGGTTGCACAGCTTCAACTTCGTTGGGTTCTGGATTAA